A window of the Nitrospirota bacterium genome harbors these coding sequences:
- a CDS encoding 2-oxoacid:acceptor oxidoreductase family protein, whose protein sequence is MHHEIIIAGYGGQGILLMGRLLAHAGMLGEKNVTCFPSYGAEIRGGTANCTVVVSEEAIASPLSAHPDVLIAMNEASMRRFEGRIKSGGLIFINSSLVKSAPERTDIEIIDLPASELAAKIGNSKTSNIVMLGAFIEKTAIITVENTLDALREMLPDGKESLFNINREALFVGTEWTKKGKGWG, encoded by the coding sequence ATGCATCATGAGATTATCATAGCAGGCTATGGCGGCCAGGGGATATTGCTGATGGGAAGGCTTCTTGCACATGCAGGAATGCTTGGTGAAAAGAATGTCACATGCTTTCCATCTTATGGGGCAGAAATAAGAGGTGGAACAGCAAATTGTACTGTAGTAGTCTCTGAGGAGGCTATAGCCTCTCCGCTCTCAGCACACCCTGATGTCCTTATAGCAATGAATGAGGCATCAATGAGGAGATTTGAGGGCAGAATAAAAAGTGGTGGGTTGATCTTTATAAACTCCTCTCTCGTAAAGTCAGCACCAGAGAGAACAGATATAGAGATTATAGATTTACCAGCCAGCGAATTAGCAGCAAAGATAGGAAACTCTAAGACATCAAATATCGTAATGCTCGGTGCGTTTATAGAAAAGACCGCAATTATTACCGTAGAGAATACCTTAGATGCACTAAGGGAGATGCTCCCCGACGGTAAAGAATCATTGTTCAATATAAACAGGGAGGCTCTGTTTGTAGGTACAGAGTGGACAAAAAAGGGTAAGGGATGGGGGTAA